The proteins below come from a single Zea mays cultivar B73 chromosome 8, Zm-B73-REFERENCE-NAM-5.0, whole genome shotgun sequence genomic window:
- the LOC103637436 gene encoding coatomer subunit beta'-1 translates to MAEECLLQAKDLSGLLLLYSSLGDAEGIEKLASLAKEHGKNNVAFLCLFMLGKVEDCIQLLVDSNRIPEAALLARSYLPSKVLEIVAIWRDDLSKINPKATESLADPSEYPNLFEDWQVALTVEKSVASQRGNYLPADQYDARVPLDTVFTASVMKMYLKVFNFLWMQI, encoded by the exons ATGGCAGAGGAATGCCTTCTTCAAGCAAAGGACTTAAGTGGCTTGTTGCTACTGTACTCATCTCTTGGAGATGCTGAAGGAATTGAAAAGCTTGCTTCTTTGGCAAAAGAACACGGAAAAAACAATGTTGCTTTCCTCTGCCTTTTTATGCTTGGTAAAGTTGAAGATTGCATACAATTGCTTGTAGACAG TAACCGTATACCTGAAGCTGCATTACTGGCACGTTCAtatcttcctagcaaagtactagaGATAGTGGCAATTTGGAGAGACGACCTGAGTAAA ATTAATCCAAAAGCTACAGAGTCTCTAGCAGATCCTTCTGAATATCCAAATCTATTTGAAGACTGGCAGGTTGCTCTAACTGTAGAAAAAAGTGTTGCGTCTCAGAG GGGCAATTATCTTCCTGCTGACCAGTATGATGCTAGGGTCCCCCTGGacactgtgttcacagcttcagtTATGAAGATGTATCTCAAGGTTTTCAACTTCTTGTGGATGCAAA TATGA
- the LOC100282148 gene encoding dnaJ subfamily C member 7 precursor (The RefSeq protein has 2 substitutions compared to this genomic sequence) has translation MVRAWGRRTALPPLLILGLLRLHYSSLVVAQEGQEKDPATLFAQASGMMDLRKYDGALGLLNAVLEIDLNHSEAYRQRASVLRHKCRYEEAERDYNKHLELNPGSASVVKELSQLLQAQNSLQSAYGQFDSGDFSKVVEYINKIVLVFSPGCLKAKLLKAKALLALKDYSSVISETGFILKEDEDNLDALLLRGRAYYYLADHDVASRHYQKGLRLDPEHSELKKAYFGLKNLLKKTKSAEDNAAKGKLRVSVEDYKAALAMDPDHTAYNVHLYLGLCKTLVRLGRSKEAISTCTEALIIDSELVDALTQRGEAKLLSEDWEGAVQDLKEAAQKSPQDMGIREALMRAEKQLKLSKRKDWYKILGVSKTASAAEIKRAYKKLALQWHPDKNVDNREKAENMFREIAAAYEVLGDEDKRVRYDRGEDVEEMNMGGGGGFNPFGGGGQQYTFQYDGGFPGGGFPGGGGFQFNFG, from the exons ATGGTGCGGGCATGGGGGCGGCGGACGGCGCTGCCTCCGCTCCTCATCCTTGGCCTCCTCCGCCTGCACTACTCCTCGCTGGTCGTCGCCCAAG AAGGACAAGAAAAAGACCCTGCTACTTTGTTCGCACAAGCCTCAGGGATGATGGACCTGAGGAAGTATGATGGGGCGCTTGGCCTGCTAAATGCTGTGTTGGAAATTGACCCAAATCATTCTGAGGCTTATAGGCAGCGTGCATCCGTGCTTCGGCATAAATGCAG ATACGAGGAAGCTGAGAGGGACTATAACAAACACCTGGAGCTAAGTCCTGGGTCTGCTTCAGTGGTGAAGGAATTATCCCAGCTTCTGCAGGCTCAAAATTCATTACAATCTGCTTATGGCCAATTCGATTCTGGAGACTTCTCAAAAGTCGTGGAATACATCAACAAAATTGTGCTGGTTTTTTCTCCAGGTTGCTTAAAG GCAAAGCTTCTCAAGGCTAAAGCATTGCTAGCACTGAAAGACTACTCAAGTGTTATTTCAGAGACCGGATTCATTCTAAAGGAAGATGAAGACAACTTGGATGCACTGCTATTACGTGGTCGTGCCTACTATTACCTTGCTGATCATGATGTGGCCTCCAG GCACTACCAGAAAGGGCTTCGTCTTGATCCAGAGCATTCCGAATTGAAGAAAGCATATTTCGGGTTAAAAAATCTTTTGAAGAAGACCAAGAGT GCAGAAGATAATGCTGCCAAGGGTAAGCTACGTGTGTCTGTTGAGGACTACAAGGCAGCTCTAGCAATGGATCCAGACCATACTGCTTATAATGTACATCTTTATCTTGGGCTGTGTAAAACTCTGGTTAGACTTGGGAGAAGTAAGGAGGCAATCAGCACTTGTACGGAAGCACTGATCATAGACAGTGAACTTGTTGATGCGCTTACACAG AGAGGTGAAGCTAAACTTCTCTCAGAAGATTGGGAAGGAGCAGTTCAGGATTTAAAAGAGGCCGCCCAGAAATCTCCACAG GACATGGGTATCCGTGAAGCACTTATGAGAGCTGAAAAGCAGCTTAAGTTGAGCAAAAGAAAAGACTGGTATAAAATCCTTGGTGTTTCAAAGACAGCATCAGCTGCGGAGATAAAACGCGCCTACAAAAAGCTGGCGTTGCAGTGGCATCCAGATAAAAACGTGGATAACCGGGAGAAAGCAGAAAACATGTTTCGAGAAATTGCTGCTGCTTATGAG GTGCTTGGTGATGAAGACAAACGTGTAAGGTATGACCGTGGAGAGGATGTGGAGGAGATGAATATGGGAGGCGGGGGTGGCTTCAATCCTTTTGGGGGAGGCGGCCAGCAGTACACGTTTCAATACGACGGTGGCTTCCCCGGCGGCGGCTTCCCTGGAGGTGGCGGCTTTCAGTTCAACTTTGGATAA